A stretch of Colletotrichum lupini chromosome 2, complete sequence DNA encodes these proteins:
- a CDS encoding polysaccharide deacetylase codes for MHALLPILLSGAAMAATINAPLRKRAECGPGIGSCDPGQCCSEAGWCGTTADYCGGSQCQLDYSDSCYTFFPPPGASTESIARPLVGSVPYGSIITTCANPGTLALTYDDGPYIYTSNLLDILEAQNITATFFVAGNNIGKNRMDNPDTPWPAVMQRMYAAGHHIASHTWTHRNLNEVNSTIQRTEIIYNEMAFRNLFGWIPTYIRPPFLECDAGSGCQNLLKTLGYHIINVNIDTKDYMYDSPEEIQTAKDRFSNGVSTNAAANKYIELSHDVHYQTVVNLTQFMIDTAKARGYRLVTVGECLNDPRENWYRSAGGAISSGVAVGTTRTTTTTSVPTSAVSTPVSSLQTRATSSTTSTSVATRTSSSSVPASTNVSPDQTCGGTTGYTCLNSAFGNCCSYYGFCGSSLTYCGTGCQSGFGSCSPQSSAVAESSNGLCGSQWNATCKNYGTKTCCSQYGYCLSRDAKAVGADALLPGYQLPPTFTISTAEKLGYSWRGIGIICIAAEALEYS; via the exons ATGCATGCGCTTCTGCCTATTCTCCTTTCAGGGGCGGCCATGGCCGCCACTATAAACGCTCCCCTGAGAAAGCGCGCCGAGTGCGGGCCCGGAATCGGGTCCTGTGATCCGGGCCAGTGTTGCTCAGAAGCCGGCTGGTGTGGAACGACGGCAGATTATTGCGGCGGCTCGCAATGCCAACTTGATTACAGCGACTCTTGCTATACCTT CTTCCCGCCACCTGGTGCTAGCACAGAGAGTATCGCGCGGCCCCTCGTGGGCTCCGTGCCTTATG GCTCAATCATCACCACTTGCGCCAACCCAGGAACCTTGGCATTGACCTATGATGATGGCCCTTACATCTACACCTCCAACCTGCTCGACATCCTGGAGGCCCAGAACATCACCGCCACCTTCTTTGTCGCCGGCAACAACATTGGCAAGAACCGGATGGACAACCCCGATACGCCTTGGCCGGCCGTAATGCAAAGAATGTACGCCGCCGGCCACCATATTGCAAGCCATACATGGACCCACCGCAACCTGAACGAGGTCAATAGCACCATCCAGAGAACTGAGATCATCTACAACGAAATGGCATTCCGAAACCTATTCGGCTGGATTCCCACTTACATACGCCCGCCATTCCTTGAATGTGACGCCGGGTCAGGATGTCAGAACCTGCTCAAGACGCTCGGCTACCACATCATCAACGTGAATATCGACACCAAGGACTACATGTATGATTCGCCTGAAGAGATCCAGACCGCCAAGGACCGCTTCTCCAATGGTGTCTCAACAAATGCGGCAGCAAACAAGTACATCGAGCTGTCCCATGATGTGCACTATCAGACCGTGGTCAACTTGACCCAGTTCATGATTGATACTGCCAAGGCGCGTGGTTATCGCCTTGTGACCGTAGGAGAGTGTCTCAATGACCCCAGAGAAAACTGGTACCGGTCAGCGGGTGGCGCCATTAGCTCCGGCGTCGCAGTCGGCacgacgaggacgacgacaACAACCTCGGTGCCCACTTCCGCGGTCTCGACGCCTGTATCATCGCTACAGACCAGAGCTACGTCTAGCACAACATCAACCAGCGTCGCAACTCGCACATCGTCGTCAAGCGTCCCTGCTTCGACCAACGTATCACCGGACCAGACCTGTGGTGGTACCACGGGTTACACGTGCCTCAACTCAGCGTTTGGCAACTGCTGCTCCTACTATGGATTCTG CGGCTCAAGCCTTACATACTGCGGAACAGGCTGCCAATCAGGCTTTGGATCTTGCTCCCCCCAGTCATCGGCTGTGGCCGAATCTTCCAATGGTCTCTGCGGAAGCCAATGGAATGCCACTTGCAAGAACTACGGCACGAAAACTTGCTGTTCTCAGTATGGTTACTG TCTATCGAGAGACGCCAAGGCTGTCGGCGCGGACGCACTGCTACCTGGCTACCAGCTACCACCTACCTTTACGATCTCTACGGCCGAGAAGCTGGGATACAGCTGGAGAGGGATTGGAATCATTTGCATTGCAGCAGAAGCGTTGGAATACAGTTAG
- a CDS encoding nucleotide sugar dehydrogenase gives MDTQMLTPDTPERSPTCHNGYPFDSPETKPQVWDFPHDGYYPITPPTEECESDEELATVASSIDLEAEPLVAVIGVGYVGEHLVGNFARKFNVLGFDVSEARVQSLGEEFGPDSKAKFTCKPSDMAAATHFLISVPTLLRPDQTIDASFLKSALKNVATYARPGSVVVVESSVAVGMTRELLGPLAKERHLFAGMSPERVDPGRVEPPAFAIPKIVSGLDDVVPGSLNAIVRLYSQVFDNVVPVSRPEVAEMTKLYENCQRMMCIAFANEMADACLGHGVDPYEVSGAAATKPFGYMPFMPSLGVGGHCIPVNPYYLLSNSQFPLLQHATEKMRARPMAIAQRAVDTLCAEKLRPSVLVVGMGFKKGQSHLANSPGLELAKSLVLTEKVDVCWADPLVKQEAVPQIARLDVEDWNARSLEQRFDMIIVAFRQTGLDFDVLDQLDKTRVEMWCN, from the coding sequence ATGGATACCCAGATGCTCACTCCCGACACCCCGGAGCGTTCTCCGACTTGCCACAACGGATATCCTTTCGACTCCCCGGAGACGAAGCCTCAAGTATGGGACTTCCCTCATGATGGCTACTACCCCATCACACCTCCCACGGAGGAGTGCGAATCGGATGAGGAGCTTGCCACGGTTGCAAGCTCCATTGACCTAGAGGCGGAACCTCTGGTGGCCGTCATCGGTGTCGGATACGTTGGAGAACACCTTGTGGGCAACTTTGCTCGCAAGTTCAACGTTCTCGGTTTTGATGTCTCTGAGGCGCGTGTCCAGAGTCTTGGCGAGGAATTTGGCCCAGACAGCAAGGCCAAGTTCACTTGCAAGCCTAGCGACATGGCAGCTGCCACGCACTTCCTCATCTCGGTTCCGACACTGTTGCGCCCAGACCAGACCATTGACGCTTCCTTTCTGAAATCTGCTCTCAAGAACGTCGCCACATACGCTCGCCCCGGTTCGGTGGTTGTCGTCGAATCGTCCGTCGCAGTCGGTATGACGAGAGAGCTGCTCGGGCCTCTGGCGAAGGAGCGTCACCTCTTTGCCGGCATGTCACCCGAACGAGTCGACCCTGGCCGAGTTGAGCCGCCTGCATTCGCCATTCCCAAAATCGTTTCCGGCTTGGATGATGTGGTTCCAGGCTCGCTCAATGCCATTGTTCGCCTGTACTCGCAGGTGTTTGACAATGTCGTCCCTGTGTCTCGGCCCGAAGTCGCAGAGATGACCAAGTTGTACGAGAATTGCCAGCGTATGATGTGTATCGCGTTCGCAAACGAGATGGCCGATGCTTGTTTGGGCCACGGCGTTGACCCATACGAGGTGTCCGGTGCCGCGGCGACCAAGCCCTTTGGATATATGCCGTTTATGCCCAGCCTCGGCGTTGGCGGTCACTGTATTCCAGTCAACCCGTATTACCTTCTCTCGAACAGTCAGTTTCCTCTCCTGCAACACGCAACGGAGAAGATGCGAGCTCGCCCCATGGCTATCGCTCAGCGCGCGGTTGACACACTGTGCGCCGAGAAGCTGAGACCTAGCGTCCTTGTCGTGGGCATGGGCTTCAAGAAGGGCCAGTCGCACCTGGCCAACTCTCCCGGTCTCGAACTCGCAAAAAGCCTCGTGCTGACGGAAAAGGTCGATGTTTGCTGGGCCGATCCTCTCGTCAAGCAGGAGGCTGTACCGCAAATCGCGCGCCTGGACGTCGAGGACTGGAACGCGCGGTCGCTGGAGCAGCGTTTCGACATGATCATTGTCGCTTTCCGACAAACAGGACTTGACTTTGACGTCCTGGACCAGCTCGACAAGACTCGTGTTGAGATGTGGTGCAACTAA